The Alistipes sp. ZOR0009 genomic interval GGAACGACTAAACCCAAAATTTGTTGTGGAGCGCTTTGCAGGAGAGGTACCTCCTCGCTTTCAGGCTGGTCCTGGCTGGGGAATGGTTCGCAATGAGCAGCTCGTTTCCATGCTCGACAAGCGTCTTAACGAGCTAAATACTTGGCAAGGTAGGCTATATCACCCTTAACAACACCCAATACTAATAGCATGTACCTATTTTTTGACACAGAAACCACAGGTCTTCCCAAAAACTGGAAAGCACCAATCGAAGATTTAAACAACTGGCCTCGATTAGTACAGCTAGCATGGCTCGTGTACGACAGGAATGGAAACCAAATCTGCGGCAAAGATTACATTGTACGTCCTGATGGGTTTACAATACCTGCAGATTCTTCAAAAGTACATGGAATTACCACAGAACGGGCAATCAGCGAAGGCATGCCGCTGGCATACGTAATGTCAGAATTTCAAAAAGATATCAATCAGGCAGAATACCTTGTTGCCCACAACATGAGCTTTGACGAGAAAATTGTTGGCGCCGAATTTCTCCGTTTACGCCAAGCAAACCCTGTTGCGTTCAAAAAGAAGATCTGCACCATGCAAAAGACAACTGACTTTTGCGCCATCCCAGGTCCATATGGCTATAAGTGGCCCAAACTATCGGAGCTGCATATCAAGCTTTTCAACAAAGATTTTGAAGAAGCACACAACGCCGCTGTAGACATTAATGCAACAGCCCGTTGCTTTTGGGAACTAAAAAAAATTGGAATAATACGCTAAAAAGGCAGCCTAGGCTGCCTTTTTTCACTTTTTCATTAATTTCTGAGCTATTTCACTTCAACGAAATTCGATAGATTTTTCACCGTTTTGGTTACCTGTGCCGCCTTGTTAGACCAATCATAGGTAACTTCAAAAGTGCTTACGGTTCCATTTTGATCTGTAGAGCTAACCTTTAACTTAACAGAAGTTTGCCCTTCTTTCTTCAGCTTGGTCAAATCAAAAGAAACAATGCCTCGATACCAGTATCTCTTCTCATCGCCATAACCATTTTGCCTAAATTGAAGGTTAACCGCGTCGCCGCCATTGTCAAACAAATCGCTATATACAAGGTTCACCATATGACGCTTATTATAACCTGGGTATTCAAACTCAATATTTAGGTAATCAGAACCGACCCAAGCATCAAGAACTCGTAATGGGTCATTTCCAATACTATCGGCATTAGCTTGCGTAAGTTCCATCACGGGCTTGGTTAGCACTTGATATACATCGTTTAACTTGATATCGTGATCGTAGCGGCTATTGCCATCCGACAGAATAGTATAGTTGGCAACCACCCGTTGCCCATCCTTTGGATTGTACAACGGCAGGTTGGTCGCTGCAGGCCACAACTTATCGCCATTATCAAGTATCAGGTAAAAATCATTGGAGCTCTCTGAAATTTTATCTACGGTAGCCATACCTATCCAGTAGTTATCCAGCGAATAGCCGTCGTTATCGTCGCAACTTGTAAATGCGAAAGCCGATACTAGACCTAAAAGGAATATAATCTTCTTCATACGATTTTGTTTGGTTCTACATGAACCTGACAAATATTGTGCCTTTCTGCTACAGCATCATGCTTATTTAAAAAGATTACCACCTACAAATGACATTTTTTAGATCTTGTTAGCTTATTTCATCATGGCTTAATAGCACTGACACATCCAGAAGACCATTCAAAATATTATCGTTCTTCGAGTTTTCCCACGGCTAGCCATAAAAAAGAAGCCCCGCTAATGCAGGGCTCCAAAATATAAGTTGAGTATGTCGCTACCATTAAAACTCATAACCAGTTTTATTGCTAGGATAGTCGAGCGAATAGTGAAGTCCTACGCTCTCCCTCATCGCCTTTGCATGCTTTATAATCAGATATCCAACGGCAACAAGGTTACGAAGTTCGCAGAGACTTTGCGTAAGAATTGATTTTTTGTAAAGTTCCTCGGTCTCTTGATACAGAATTTCCAAACGCTTAAGCGCCCTTTCAAGCCGAAGGTTAGAGCGAACAATTCCTACATAGTTGCTCATTATCTGCTGCATCTCCTTATAGTTTTGGGTAATCAGCACCATCTCTTCGGTGTGCGTTGTTCCTCCATGATCCCAATCAGGAATATTCTCCTGAAAAGAAATGGTTTCAAGCTTAGCAAGCGCATCCTGATACGCTTTTTCCGCATAAACAACGGCCTCTATTAGCGAGTTCGACGCCAAACGGTTACCTCCATGAAGTCCCGTACAAGAGCACTCTCCAACAGCATACAGCTTATGAATTGTGGTCTCTCCCTTCAAATCGACCTTAATACCTCCACAAAGGTAGTGAGCAGCAGGAACCACCGGGATATAGTCCTTTGTAATATCAATCCCAATGGATAGGCATTTTTTGTAGATATTCGGGAAGTGATATCGTGTTTTGTCGGCATCCTTATGGGTAACATCGAGGTAAACAAAATCATCACCTCGCTGCTTCATTTCATTGTCGATAGCTCTGGCTACAATATCGCGGGGAGCAAGGTTGCTGCGCTTGTCGTACTTAGGCATAAACTCTCGCCCATCGATGGTACGAAGAATCGCTCCGTAGCCACGCATTGCCTCTGTAATAAGATACGATGGCCGCTCGTTGGGGTTATACAGCGATGTAGGATGAAACTGTATAAACTCCATATTCTCGATAATTCCTTTGGCCCTATGCACCATTGCAATACCATCACCGGTAGCTATCGATGGGTTCGTCGTTGTGTGATAGGCATTACCTGTACCTCCAGTAGCCAGCACCGTAACCTTCGACCTAAACGTATGGACTGTTTGGGTCTTTAGGTCAAGTACGTAAGCACCATAGCACTCTATGTCGTTCATATTACGCTTTACCAACCTTCCTAAGTGATGCTGCGTAATAATCTCAACCGCAAAGTGGTGCTCCAGCACCGTGATATTCTTATGTGCTCTCGCCGCCGCCGATAGCCTACGCTGCACCTCAAAGCCTGTATTATCCTTGTGATGAAGAATTCGGTGTTCCGAATGGCCCCCTTCCCGGTTAAGGTCGTACTTTCCCGATTCCTCTTTGTCAAACTTGACACCCCAGTTTATGAGCTGTCTTATTTGGTTGGGTGCTTCACGAACCACCATCTCTACCACCTCTCGGTTGCAAAGTCCTGCTCCAGCTTCTAGCGTATCCGAGATATGCTTTTCAAAAGTATCAGGATCGTACATTACCGAAGCAATTCCCCCCTGTGCATAGCTGGTGTTGGTCTCCTCAATATTTGTTTTGCTGATAATTATCACTCGTCCATGCTCGGCTGCCTTTAGGGCAAAACTCAAACCGCCGATACCAGCTCCAACCACCAGAAAATCCGCTTCTCTATTCATGTCTTCGCGAAAATGGTTGAGCAAATATAGAAATAACCACAAAACCAGTGAAACAACTTTCCGTGTCTTACAGCAGGGAATTTGATGCTTTGGGCAAAATAACGCTACCTTTTTTCACGATTTTGAGACAGACTGAAAGCGAAATTCATTAAACCATGATCGATAACCATAAATACATAAACCAAACAAAATAAGATATTCAAAAGACATCAAAAGAATGCCTTGCATCAGATATACAACTACACAGATTATGTCAACAAACATCCATAAATACCAATTCTCAAGTTTTCTAGTAGCCATCAGACAATTAGCAATCATACTTAAGATTACTGAGGAGGCATTTACAAAAGGAAATGATGCGGGTTCTGGAAATATGCTTGGAATTAGCAGGTGAATTCGGCTCATGAAGACCCCTAAACTCCCAGCACCAACAATTGCTATTCCTGCAACCACAAAGTAATCGCTCCTTCTCAGCCGCTCAACAGGCTTGGTCGCTTCAGCGCAGCCACGACGCCAGTAGTACCATCCATAAATGGCTATACAAAAAAAGTAAATCTGCAACAGCATGTCCGAGTAGAGCCTTACCTGATAAAACACAAGAAAAAATGCGATGGTATTTATAAGTGTCACAGGCCATGCGAGCACTTTTGAACGAGCAGCAAACCAAACAGAAAGCAAGCCAAAAATTGTCCCAACAAACTCAACAAGGCTCATATTGTAACCCATTAAGCTAAATAGAACGCAGTCAATATCCAATAAATATCCCATAATCACCATTAAACATAGACGGCAATATACTTTTTTTAAGATATCTGAAAAAGAGTTTTGTTAAGGAGAATGATTGATTCCAAAATTCGCCAAATGCAAAAATTTAATATCTCAAAAGATTTTATCTTTGTTCGCTTGGCAATTGCTGCCTATTCTGAAGTTTTGCATTTGCAAGCAATTCAGACAAAAAACATTTAAGAGAGATAGCATGAAAGTCACTGATGCTTTTTGGGAAGAACGAAATTTAGGAGTAAAAACTGTTGAGTTGCTGATCAACAGAGATGACTCCTGTTTAGAGATCGAAGAAACCCTTGCTGCATGCGAGAACTACCAATATTGCGTTGCAAAAGTAGAGGTTCCTAATGTTGAGGCCCAAAGACTATTATCTAAACACGGTTTCTACTACGCAGAATCAAGCTTAAACATGTATTTAGATGTACGCAACTTCAGACTCTCTCCCTTAGAATCTCGAATAAACAAGCAGGTTACCTATAAGCCTATAAGTAGCTCTGAAATACCTCGGTTCGAAGAACGAATTCGAGAAGGAATTTTTGATACTGACAGAATTTTTCTAGACAGCGAATTTTCTGCAGAAAAAGCTGCCCAAAGATATTTAAACTGGATAAATGATGAGCGAACTAGGGGAACCGAACTCTTTGAAATTCTATACAAAGACACTCCTATAGGCTTTTTTACGCAAAAGCAGGTTGCGGAAAACACATACTATCCCTTTCTAGCCGGTTTATACAAGGAGTCCAATGCAATTATAGGTGTTGGATTTTCGGTACTTGCCAAGCCAATTGAAAATGCTATATCAAAAGGAGGAAAGTTCATATCTACGTATGTATCCTCAAACAACCTACCAATTGTTAGATTGCATATCCAGCTCGGTTTCGTGCCGAACCACTTATACAGCGTTTTTGTAAAACATAATAGACAATAAATAGAATGACTGCAATAGAAAAGTACAACCAAGCCTTCATTGCTAATTTTAATATTACCGATGAGCAACTAAAAGGACTTACCTACCAATCTGTAGAACTTTGGGACTCTGTTGGGCATATGAACCTCGTTGCTTCACTGGAAGATGCTTTTGACATTATGATGGAGACTGACGATATCATCGATTTATCTTCGTACGAAAAAGGGATGGAGATACTAAACCAAAAGTATGCAGTTGAGTTCTAATGAAGGGAGAAAGCCAACAGCGCTAATAACAGGTTGTAATAGAGGCATTGGTAAAGCAATCCTTGAATGCTATGCATCGCATGGAATCAATGTAATAGCATGCATCAGAACTATAACTCCAGATTTTGAAAACTTCACAAAAGAGCTTGCGAACAAAAATAGCGTCAGCATAACCATCTACCCAATTGACCTTGCCGATCAGTCAAGCATCTCTTCCACTATGAAAGAGATATTTAGTAGCAAGGTTAGAATTGATATCTTGGTAAATAATGCAGGTGTTGCTTTTGGCAGTTTTTTCGCAATGACTTCTATCGCCAAAATGAAAGAAGTTTTCGAAATAAATTTCTTTGGACAGGTTGCAATTACCCAGTATGTCTCCAAGTGGATGCAAAAATGGGGTGGTGGCTCAATAATAAACTTAGCCTCAGTTGCAGGAATTGATGGAATGGAAGGATATTCGGCCTATGGTTCCAGCAAAGCTGCGTTAATCTACCTCACAAAAACGCTGGCTAAAGAGCTGGCGGGATATGGCATTCGAGTGAATGCTATTGCTCCGGGGCTCGTAGAAACTAATATGGCCGACCAAATGGAAGTGAAAGCCGCAGATAAAATGATCGCAGGCAGCGCCATGAAGAGGTTGGGTACGCCATCGGAAATCGCAGAGCTAGCTCTATTTCTGGGTAGCGATAACTCTTCTTTTATTACAGGACAAGTAATCCGCATAGACGGAGGAATGTAAACTAGAACATGCCATGATGAATACTGAAGAACTGAAGTTGTTATCCTACAACTTGCGAAAAAAATCGCTAGAAGTGGCTTATGGAGCAGGTAGAAATGGGGCTCACTTAGGAGGAGGCCTTTCGACAATAGAAATATTTGCGGTCCTCTTTGGATCTATTATGAAATACGACAGTAAAAATCCTTTATCAGAAGAAAGAGATCGCTTAGTTATTAGCAAAGGGCATTGCGTTTTAGCATACTACTCTGCTCTAAATTTGTTTGGATTCCTTTCTGATGAAGAATTGGCACTTTTCGAAAACAATGGCGCTTTTTTACATGGACATGCAACTCGCTCTTTGGAACGAGGTATTGAATTCTCAGGTGGCAGCTTAGGCATGGGACTCCCATTTGCTGTTGGAGTAGCTCTTGCTCTTAAAAGAAAAGGCTCTCCAAACAAAGTCTATTGCCTAGTTGGCGATGGCGAATGCGATGAAGGTTCCATATGGGAGGCCTTAATGTCGGCTTCTCATTTTGGCCTCAACAATTTAGTTGTGATCGTAGACAAAAACGGGCTTCAGTACGATGGTAAAACAAGCGACGTAATGAGCGCTGACTCCTTGAGCGCTAAATTTCAAAGTTTTGGCTTTGAAGTTTCTGATGTAGATGGCCATTCTACCAAAAAATTGGTGAACGCTTTTTGTTCTTTTTCAAATACAACCCAACCTAAAGCTGTAATCGCAAATACGGTAAAAGGGAAGGGAGTTTCCTTTATGGAAAACGTAAAAGAATGGCACCATTCCGTATTATCCGAAGCCCAATACACAGCTGCACTCGAAGAAATAAAAAACGAATATGCCAATTAGTATAAACTCTCTAAAGGCGCGCACCTTCTCTAAGTTAGGACAGCGTGGATCAATCTTCGGAATGGCTATTTTTGATATTGTCGAAGAGACTCCTAATTTGGCTGTTTTAACAGCAGATCTTGCATCTTTATCTGGCTTGGATAGATTTGTAGCTCAGCATCCTGATAAATTCTATAACATCGGCATTGCAGAACAAAACATGCTTGGTGTCGCTGCGGGATTATGTGCCGAAGGCTACAAACCAGTTTTGACAACCTATGCTACGTTCCTCTCGCTTCGAAGCTGCGAGCAGGTACGCCATTATATGGGATACATGAACCTAAATATGGTGCTGGTTGGCTCTGGCGCTGGTTTTGCAATGGGCTTTTCGGGAAATACGCACTACTCCATCGAAGATTTAGCGGTAATGAGGGCTATTCCTAACATTGTTGTGCTATCCCCTTCCGATTCGACGTTGGCTGTAAAAGCCTTTGAAGCAGCAATAAAAATAGATAAACCCGTTTACATTCGCCTTACAGGTGGACTAAACTGCCCAATGCTCTACAAGGAAGACTTTCCGTATGAAATAGGGAAAGCCATTAAAATTAGAGATGGAGCAGACATTCAAATTATTGCTACAGGAATAATGGTTAATCGGGCATTACAGGCTGCTGCAATGCTTGAAGAAAAAGGCATTTCTGCAGAAGTTATCGACATGCATACAATAAAACCTCTCGATACAAGCGCAATAGCACTTAACAAGAAACTGATTGTGACAATCGAAGAGCACAATATAATCGGAGGTTTAGGTGGTGCCGTAGCAGAACACTTGACCAGCAAAGGTGCTGGTGTAAAACTCCTTAGGCTAGGAATTCAAGATCAGTTTCTTAAATCGGGCGATGCAGAGTACCTGCTTGAGCAGTGTGGGCTCACCTCAAATTTAATCGCAGAGCGGATCTTAGAGACGTTGAAATAGT includes:
- the pnuC gene encoding nicotinamide riboside transporter PnuC; protein product: MSLVEFVGTIFGLLSVWFAARSKVLAWPVTLINTIAFFLVFYQVRLYSDMLLQIYFFCIAIYGWYYWRRGCAEATKPVERLRRSDYFVVAGIAIVGAGSLGVFMSRIHLLIPSIFPEPASFPFVNASSVILSMIANCLMATRKLENWYLWMFVDIICVVVYLMQGILLMSFEYLILFGLCIYGYRSWFNEFRFQSVSKS
- a CDS encoding transketolase family protein, whose product is MPISINSLKARTFSKLGQRGSIFGMAIFDIVEETPNLAVLTADLASLSGLDRFVAQHPDKFYNIGIAEQNMLGVAAGLCAEGYKPVLTTYATFLSLRSCEQVRHYMGYMNLNMVLVGSGAGFAMGFSGNTHYSIEDLAVMRAIPNIVVLSPSDSTLAVKAFEAAIKIDKPVYIRLTGGLNCPMLYKEDFPYEIGKAIKIRDGADIQIIATGIMVNRALQAAAMLEEKGISAEVIDMHTIKPLDTSAIALNKKLIVTIEEHNIIGGLGGAVAEHLTSKGAGVKLLRLGIQDQFLKSGDAEYLLEQCGLTSNLIAERILETLK
- a CDS encoding NigD-like protein, yielding MKKIIFLLGLVSAFAFTSCDDNDGYSLDNYWIGMATVDKISESSNDFYLILDNGDKLWPAATNLPLYNPKDGQRVVANYTILSDGNSRYDHDIKLNDVYQVLTKPVMELTQANADSIGNDPLRVLDAWVGSDYLNIEFEYPGYNKRHMVNLVYSDLFDNGGDAVNLQFRQNGYGDEKRYWYRGIVSFDLTKLKKEGQTSVKLKVSSTDQNGTVSTFEVTYDWSNKAAQVTKTVKNLSNFVEVK
- a CDS encoding transketolase, with amino-acid sequence MMNTEELKLLSYNLRKKSLEVAYGAGRNGAHLGGGLSTIEIFAVLFGSIMKYDSKNPLSEERDRLVISKGHCVLAYYSALNLFGFLSDEELALFENNGAFLHGHATRSLERGIEFSGGSLGMGLPFAVGVALALKRKGSPNKVYCLVGDGECDEGSIWEALMSASHFGLNNLVVIVDKNGLQYDGKTSDVMSADSLSAKFQSFGFEVSDVDGHSTKKLVNAFCSFSNTTQPKAVIANTVKGKGVSFMENVKEWHHSVLSEAQYTAALEEIKNEYAN
- a CDS encoding acyl carrier protein; this encodes MTAIEKYNQAFIANFNITDEQLKGLTYQSVELWDSVGHMNLVASLEDAFDIMMETDDIIDLSSYEKGMEILNQKYAVEF
- a CDS encoding SDR family NAD(P)-dependent oxidoreductase, which codes for MQLSSNEGRKPTALITGCNRGIGKAILECYASHGINVIACIRTITPDFENFTKELANKNSVSITIYPIDLADQSSISSTMKEIFSSKVRIDILVNNAGVAFGSFFAMTSIAKMKEVFEINFFGQVAITQYVSKWMQKWGGGSIINLASVAGIDGMEGYSAYGSSKAALIYLTKTLAKELAGYGIRVNAIAPGLVETNMADQMEVKAADKMIAGSAMKRLGTPSEIAELALFLGSDNSSFITGQVIRIDGGM
- a CDS encoding 3'-5' exonuclease; protein product: MYLFFDTETTGLPKNWKAPIEDLNNWPRLVQLAWLVYDRNGNQICGKDYIVRPDGFTIPADSSKVHGITTERAISEGMPLAYVMSEFQKDINQAEYLVAHNMSFDEKIVGAEFLRLRQANPVAFKKKICTMQKTTDFCAIPGPYGYKWPKLSELHIKLFNKDFEEAHNAAVDINATARCFWELKKIGIIR
- the nadB gene encoding L-aspartate oxidase, with the translated sequence MNREADFLVVGAGIGGLSFALKAAEHGRVIIISKTNIEETNTSYAQGGIASVMYDPDTFEKHISDTLEAGAGLCNREVVEMVVREAPNQIRQLINWGVKFDKEESGKYDLNREGGHSEHRILHHKDNTGFEVQRRLSAAARAHKNITVLEHHFAVEIITQHHLGRLVKRNMNDIECYGAYVLDLKTQTVHTFRSKVTVLATGGTGNAYHTTTNPSIATGDGIAMVHRAKGIIENMEFIQFHPTSLYNPNERPSYLITEAMRGYGAILRTIDGREFMPKYDKRSNLAPRDIVARAIDNEMKQRGDDFVYLDVTHKDADKTRYHFPNIYKKCLSIGIDITKDYIPVVPAAHYLCGGIKVDLKGETTIHKLYAVGECSCTGLHGGNRLASNSLIEAVVYAEKAYQDALAKLETISFQENIPDWDHGGTTHTEEMVLITQNYKEMQQIMSNYVGIVRSNLRLERALKRLEILYQETEELYKKSILTQSLCELRNLVAVGYLIIKHAKAMRESVGLHYSLDYPSNKTGYEF